A stretch of Acidimicrobiales bacterium DNA encodes these proteins:
- a CDS encoding TetR/AcrR family transcriptional regulator, whose protein sequence is MPRAAASEEERDEQRRRLRRAASELHKEGGAAAVTVRAVAKRAGVSTGLLYSYFANLSDLMRSLWMAPIAKLGRVLTAIEEAEADPIERIRRLLLAYVDFAETDVETHRGLLLFVRAPDSTTDRHDDPDGLALFASLRRAVEAGQAAGTIRDGDARTLAQVLWSGVHGALALPINIDTYELTDGRTISTEMIDALIRSITTGDSP, encoded by the coding sequence ATGCCCCGCGCCGCCGCCAGCGAGGAAGAACGGGACGAACAGCGTCGCCGGCTCCGGCGCGCCGCTTCTGAGCTCCATAAGGAGGGCGGCGCGGCAGCGGTGACCGTCCGCGCCGTCGCCAAGCGAGCGGGCGTGTCGACCGGCCTGCTCTACAGCTACTTCGCCAACCTCTCGGACCTGATGCGCTCGCTCTGGATGGCTCCCATCGCCAAACTGGGTCGCGTCCTCACCGCCATCGAGGAGGCGGAAGCCGACCCGATCGAGCGCATCCGTCGCCTGCTGCTGGCGTATGTCGACTTCGCGGAGACGGACGTCGAGACGCACCGCGGGCTCCTCCTCTTCGTCCGCGCTCCCGACTCGACCACCGACCGCCACGACGACCCCGACGGGCTGGCCCTCTTCGCCTCCCTTCGCCGCGCGGTCGAGGCCGGCCAAGCCGCCGGAACGATTCGCGACGGCGACGCCCGCACGCTGGCCCAGGTGTTGTGGTCCGGCGTGCACGGCGCCCTTGCCCTCCCGATCAACATCGACACCTACGAACTCACCGACGGCAGGACCATCTCCACCGAGATGATCGATGCCCTGATCCGATCCATCACCACAGGAGACTCCCCGTGA
- a CDS encoding EamA family transporter: MRSLASASRADLLITAFAPAAWGTTYIVTTELLPPDRPMLTAVLRALPAGMALAAITRQRPTGPWWWKAAVLGALNIGAFFALLFVAAYRLPGGVAATLGSIQPLVAAGLAAVLLRERFRTATAVAGILGIVGVALLVLRSNAALDPVGVLAGLTGAVSMATGVVLTKRWGRPVSLPAFTAWQLIAGGLLLAPVALATEGGPPALTAANAIGYAWLATGGTAVAYLVWFRGIARLPVAQVSLLGLASPTVATFAGFAVLGQTLTPAQLVGGALVLTAIWIGQRPAPDEPAARTGSR, translated from the coding sequence GTGCGTTCACTCGCCTCCGCGAGCCGGGCTGATCTGTTGATCACCGCCTTCGCGCCGGCGGCGTGGGGCACGACCTACATCGTCACCACCGAGCTGTTGCCGCCCGACCGCCCGATGTTGACCGCCGTGCTACGCGCTCTGCCGGCCGGGATGGCACTCGCCGCGATTACGCGGCAGCGACCGACCGGACCCTGGTGGTGGAAGGCCGCCGTTCTCGGCGCGTTGAACATCGGAGCGTTCTTCGCCCTGTTGTTCGTCGCCGCCTACCGGCTCCCCGGCGGCGTCGCGGCCACCTTGGGCAGCATCCAACCCCTGGTCGCCGCCGGACTGGCGGCCGTCCTCTTGCGCGAGCGATTCCGGACCGCCACCGCCGTCGCCGGGATACTCGGGATCGTCGGAGTGGCCCTGTTGGTCCTGCGGTCGAACGCCGCGCTGGACCCGGTCGGCGTTCTGGCCGGTCTCACCGGAGCGGTGTCGATGGCCACCGGCGTTGTGTTGACCAAGCGCTGGGGGCGACCGGTCTCGCTGCCCGCCTTCACGGCCTGGCAGCTCATCGCCGGCGGACTCCTGCTGGCCCCCGTCGCCCTGGCGACCGAGGGCGGCCCACCGGCACTCACGGCGGCCAACGCAATCGGCTATGCCTGGCTCGCCACCGGCGGGACCGCCGTCGCCTATCTGGTGTGGTTCCGCGGTATCGCCCGCCTACCGGTCGCCCAGGTCTCACTGTTGGGACTGGCCAGCCCGACCGTCGCGACATTCGCCGGGTTCGCCGTGTTGGGCCAGACCCTCACGCCCGCTCAGCTCGTCGGAGGAGCGCTGGTGTTGACCGCCATCTGGATCGGCCAGCGACCCGCGCCTGACGAACCGGCCGCTCGCACCGGCAGCCGCTGA
- a CDS encoding DUF4386 domain-containing protein, whose translation MNTKHQPPTTITVDPGASRHPYATARVAGLLYVIIVVFGLFAEVGVRARLVEAGDPATTASNIMESAWLFRAGFAADLVVFLADVALAVVLYELLKPLSRILSMAAAAFRLTQTAIIGMNLLNMFNAVRILDDAEYLDSFGAEGVEALALLTLDTHKYGYILGLTFFGVATMIIGYVATTSRRMPTALGLVLGLAGAGYVIDSAMFFMIPGYDGSASPIVLAPAVISEAWFALWLLTRAHRLADSGATPDSPAAVPSTARRISVPA comes from the coding sequence GTGAACACCAAGCACCAACCACCCACGACCATCACGGTCGACCCGGGCGCCTCGCGCCACCCCTATGCCACCGCCCGCGTTGCCGGGCTGTTGTACGTGATCATCGTCGTCTTCGGGCTGTTCGCCGAAGTCGGTGTCCGAGCGCGGCTCGTCGAGGCCGGCGATCCCGCCACGACCGCCTCGAACATCATGGAGTCGGCGTGGCTGTTCCGGGCCGGTTTCGCCGCGGACCTGGTGGTGTTCCTGGCTGATGTGGCCCTCGCGGTGGTGCTCTACGAGCTCCTCAAACCGCTGAGCCGCATCCTGTCGATGGCGGCCGCCGCGTTCCGCCTGACCCAGACCGCCATCATCGGCATGAACCTGTTGAACATGTTCAACGCCGTGCGCATCCTCGACGACGCCGAGTACCTCGACTCCTTTGGAGCCGAAGGCGTCGAGGCTCTCGCCCTGCTGACCCTCGACACCCACAAGTACGGCTACATCCTCGGCCTGACCTTCTTCGGCGTGGCAACCATGATCATCGGCTACGTGGCGACTACGTCCCGGCGTATGCCCACCGCACTCGGGCTGGTCCTGGGGCTCGCCGGTGCCGGCTACGTCATCGACTCGGCCATGTTCTTCATGATTCCCGGCTATGACGGATCGGCCTCGCCCATCGTGCTCGCGCCCGCCGTCATCTCAGAGGCCTGGTTCGCACTGTGGCTGCTAACCCGGGCCCACCGCCTCGCCGACTCCGGAGCAACCCCGGACTCCCCCGCTGCTGTCCCGTCCACAGCCCGTCGGATCAGCGTTCCGGCATGA
- a CDS encoding pirin family protein — translation MATDSDATATMLIEPRIRPVGTGQVRRLLPYRKRRMIGPFIFVDLMGPVQLAAGTGTDVDAHPHIGLAAVTYLFAGRLVHRDSTGAVAAIEPGAVNWMTAGAGATHTERSHPDDRATDRLLHGLQTWVALPDEAEDGPARFEHTAAEEIPTERHGASTVRVAVGNGFGHESPVSPSSPLLLAELDVADGSSVPVDATFAERGLLAIDDGITLNDTPLPEATLAVLEPGAPAVVGGRGRAMVIAGEPVGPRNIWWNFVHSDAERIEQAKHDWTRQAFPTVPGDHDPWVPLPT, via the coding sequence ATGGCGACTGATTCCGACGCGACGGCCACCATGTTGATCGAACCCCGGATACGGCCGGTGGGAACCGGGCAGGTCCGGCGCCTCCTCCCCTACCGGAAACGGCGCATGATCGGCCCGTTCATCTTCGTCGATCTGATGGGTCCTGTGCAGCTCGCCGCGGGCACCGGCACCGATGTCGACGCCCACCCGCACATCGGACTGGCCGCGGTCACCTACCTCTTCGCAGGACGCCTGGTCCATCGAGATTCGACGGGCGCCGTCGCGGCCATCGAACCCGGGGCGGTCAACTGGATGACCGCCGGGGCCGGAGCCACCCACACCGAACGGAGCCACCCCGACGACCGGGCCACCGATCGTCTCCTGCACGGACTGCAGACCTGGGTGGCGCTGCCCGACGAGGCGGAGGACGGCCCGGCCCGCTTCGAGCACACCGCCGCCGAAGAGATCCCGACCGAGCGCCATGGTGCATCGACCGTCCGCGTCGCCGTGGGAAACGGCTTCGGGCACGAGTCACCGGTGTCGCCCTCCTCGCCGCTACTCCTCGCCGAGCTCGATGTCGCGGACGGTTCCTCCGTGCCGGTCGACGCCACCTTCGCCGAACGTGGCCTCCTCGCCATCGACGACGGCATCACCCTCAACGACACTCCCCTTCCCGAGGCCACGCTCGCGGTCCTCGAGCCAGGCGCCCCCGCCGTGGTCGGGGGCCGGGGCCGAGCGATGGTCATCGCCGGCGAACCCGTCGGCCCGAGAAACATCTGGTGGAACTTCGTCCATTCCGATGCCGAGCGGATCGAACAGGCGAAACACGACTGGACACGCCAGGCCTTCCCGACCGTTCCCGGCGACCACGACCCCTGGGTCCCACTACCGACCTGA
- a CDS encoding NAD(P)-dependent alcohol dehydrogenase has translation MSPTTPAPLNLATSGLPSTMDAVIQRRYGAPDALALETAAMPAAAYGEVLIEVGAAGVNRGDALAMRGWPYVARLSYGPTHPRRAVPGTDVAGRVIAIGPGVDGLGVGDHVVGWAASGAFAQYATADATLVVPKPDSLAFDMASAIPTAGVAALQAVRDAGRVASGMEVLVVGASGGVGSFAVQIAAAHLGARVTGVASGRNTGLVRGLGAEAAIDYTQEDFTRHAGRYEVIIDLVGNQPLSDVRRALSPDGTLVIVGGNNPRSLTGMSRFVAAALRSPFVSQRLVPLFSKPDPDDLALLVEMVDAGTIRPVVDRTFDLARAVDAITDIESAPARGKVIITTGREAW, from the coding sequence ATGAGCCCGACCACACCTGCTCCCCTGAACCTGGCAACATCCGGCCTGCCCTCGACAATGGACGCGGTCATCCAGCGGCGCTACGGCGCACCCGACGCGTTGGCGCTCGAGACCGCGGCGATGCCGGCGGCCGCATACGGCGAAGTCCTGATCGAGGTCGGCGCTGCCGGCGTCAACCGGGGCGATGCGCTGGCCATGCGTGGCTGGCCCTACGTCGCCCGGCTCAGCTACGGGCCCACCCATCCCCGCCGCGCCGTACCCGGCACCGATGTGGCCGGCCGTGTCATCGCCATCGGCCCAGGCGTCGACGGCCTCGGAGTCGGCGACCACGTCGTCGGATGGGCTGCGAGCGGTGCGTTCGCCCAGTACGCGACCGCCGATGCGACGTTGGTGGTCCCCAAGCCCGACTCGCTCGCGTTCGACATGGCGTCAGCGATACCGACGGCGGGTGTGGCGGCGTTGCAAGCCGTACGCGATGCCGGGCGGGTCGCCTCGGGCATGGAGGTGCTCGTCGTCGGCGCTTCGGGCGGGGTCGGGAGTTTCGCCGTCCAGATCGCCGCCGCCCACCTGGGCGCCCGGGTCACCGGGGTCGCCAGCGGTCGCAACACCGGACTCGTCCGCGGCCTCGGCGCCGAGGCGGCGATCGATTACACACAGGAGGATTTCACCCGGCACGCCGGCCGCTACGAGGTCATCATCGACCTCGTCGGCAATCAGCCGCTCAGCGACGTCCGCCGGGCCCTTTCGCCCGATGGCACCCTGGTCATCGTCGGCGGAAACAACCCCCGGTCGCTCACCGGCATGAGTCGTTTCGTCGCTGCCGCACTGCGGTCACCGTTCGTGTCTCAGCGTCTGGTTCCGCTCTTCTCCAAACCGGACCCCGACGACCTCGCACTCCTGGTCGAGATGGTCGACGCCGGCACGATCCGGCCCGTCGTCGACCGCACCTTCGACCTCGCCCGTGCCGTCGACGCCATTACCGACATCGAGTCGGCGCCAGCCCGCGGCAAGGTCATCATCACCACGGGACGAGAAGCGTGGTGA
- a CDS encoding AraC family transcriptional regulator, whose protein sequence is MDASKTNVYVFDNYIAQLVDGLDADVHKHGAYQLSVSVDGCAHEVGPHKDARRRALGHLTGPNKPHTLNSCSGKQVLIWIAPESTLGHHLGSTYLDDEGFGVIPDDVVAGLPVAELGPAIEEGWTGREISPVCDRFLGAMVDEPWSNSADLHPAIRDAMEIIDAQPQFAISAKELASRVALSTSRFLHLFTEQMGTPLRPHLQWLRLTDALRRVADGESVTDAAAAAGFFDAPHLNRSVQQYLGLRPTDFAAHPDITIEVCLSMPAP, encoded by the coding sequence GTGGACGCGAGCAAGACCAACGTGTACGTCTTCGACAACTACATCGCCCAGCTGGTCGACGGACTCGACGCCGATGTGCACAAGCACGGCGCCTATCAGCTGTCGGTCTCCGTCGACGGTTGCGCCCACGAGGTCGGGCCTCACAAGGACGCACGTCGTCGTGCCCTGGGACATCTCACCGGCCCCAACAAGCCTCACACGCTGAACAGCTGTTCCGGGAAGCAGGTGCTGATCTGGATCGCGCCCGAGAGCACGCTGGGACATCACCTCGGCTCGACGTACCTCGACGACGAGGGCTTCGGCGTGATCCCCGACGATGTCGTGGCCGGCCTGCCCGTGGCCGAGTTGGGGCCGGCGATCGAAGAAGGCTGGACCGGGCGCGAGATCTCGCCCGTCTGCGATCGATTCCTGGGCGCGATGGTGGACGAGCCGTGGTCGAACTCGGCCGATCTTCATCCCGCGATCCGCGACGCGATGGAGATCATCGATGCGCAGCCCCAGTTCGCGATCTCGGCCAAGGAGCTCGCCTCGCGCGTGGCGTTGTCGACGAGTCGCTTCCTGCATCTCTTCACCGAGCAGATGGGCACCCCCTTGCGCCCTCATCTTCAGTGGCTGCGGCTCACCGACGCCCTGCGGCGCGTCGCGGACGGCGAGAGCGTCACCGACGCGGCGGCAGCAGCCGGGTTCTTCGATGCTCCGCACCTCAACCGTTCCGTCCAGCAGTACCTGGGGCTCCGGCCGACTGATTTCGCGGCGCACCCCGACATCACGATCGAGGTGTGCCTCAGCATGCCGGCGCCATGA
- a CDS encoding NAD(P)/FAD-dependent oxidoreductase — protein sequence MGTRIHTVVIGGGHAGLNTSRALQRAGIDHVVLERGRVGETWRTQRWESFRLNTPSWSSALVDFDQVPGDPDGFMDVRQLCEMMQSFVEHFGLPIRENTDVHRVTRSGADFVVEAADGEEWVAENVIVCSGSQNVPKLPDLAHDLSGVAQLHAAEYRNPHQLEDGAVLVVGSAQSGCQIAEELADVGRTTILCASNVASVPRRHRGRDVVAWMMDMGVAHTPVGALEDPRARYAAQPMLSGNDGGHSISLHSLARRGVTVVGRLVGAEGTRLQIGDNLGEAAEMGLASLAQVRENIDTYIAEHGIEAPSATADGALEPDAQLAETAAIREIDVVEQGISTVIWATGFGGDFSYLDLDLEFDEAGVPIHDDGVSAVDGLYFVGFSWLRQQSSGLIYGSGLDAEFIADKVRTAAGVA from the coding sequence ATGGGGACGAGGATCCACACGGTCGTGATCGGTGGAGGCCACGCCGGTCTCAACACGAGTCGGGCCCTGCAGCGGGCCGGGATCGACCATGTCGTCCTCGAGCGCGGCCGGGTCGGTGAGACCTGGCGGACCCAGCGGTGGGAGTCGTTCCGGCTCAACACGCCGTCGTGGTCCAGCGCGCTCGTCGACTTCGACCAGGTGCCGGGCGATCCCGACGGTTTCATGGACGTGCGTCAGCTGTGCGAGATGATGCAGAGCTTCGTGGAGCACTTCGGCCTGCCGATCCGGGAGAACACCGACGTCCACCGCGTCACGCGGTCGGGCGCCGACTTCGTGGTCGAGGCGGCCGACGGCGAGGAGTGGGTGGCCGAGAACGTCATCGTGTGTTCGGGCTCGCAGAACGTGCCGAAGCTGCCCGATCTCGCCCATGACCTGTCAGGGGTCGCACAACTTCACGCCGCCGAGTATCGCAACCCCCACCAACTCGAAGACGGGGCGGTGCTCGTGGTCGGGAGCGCGCAGAGCGGGTGTCAGATCGCGGAGGAACTGGCCGACGTCGGGCGCACCACGATCCTGTGCGCCAGCAACGTGGCCAGCGTTCCCCGCCGCCATCGCGGGCGCGACGTCGTGGCCTGGATGATGGACATGGGAGTGGCGCACACACCGGTCGGGGCGCTCGAGGACCCCCGCGCCCGCTATGCGGCCCAACCGATGCTCTCGGGCAACGATGGCGGGCACTCCATCTCGCTCCACAGCCTCGCCCGCCGGGGCGTCACCGTGGTCGGCCGTCTGGTCGGCGCCGAGGGCACTCGCCTCCAGATCGGCGACAACCTCGGCGAAGCGGCTGAGATGGGTCTCGCCTCGCTCGCCCAGGTGCGGGAGAACATCGACACCTACATCGCCGAGCACGGCATCGAGGCCCCGTCGGCGACCGCCGACGGCGCGCTCGAGCCGGATGCGCAACTCGCGGAGACGGCCGCGATCCGCGAGATCGACGTCGTCGAGCAGGGCATCTCCACGGTGATCTGGGCGACCGGCTTCGGTGGCGACTTCTCCTACCTCGATCTCGACCTCGAGTTCGACGAGGCCGGCGTACCGATCCACGACGACGGCGTCTCCGCGGTCGACGGCCTGTACTTCGTCGGGTTCTCGTGGTTGCGGCAGCAGTCATCGGGGCTGATCTACGGCAGCGGTCTCGACGCCGAGTTCATCGCCGACAAGGTCCGCACCGCTGCGGGCGTTGCCTGA
- a CDS encoding pyridoxamine 5'-phosphate oxidase family protein produces MTDRVHDYHEGNRYFHDRFDTRRLADRAVEVRNSDRFEDWAVEVIADANMFFLATCDHRGLPTCSYKGGERGFVRILDDRELAFPNYDGNGRYLSMGNLRVNPNVGMLFIDFEDRRRVRVQGTASIDESDDLLDGYPGAQFIVRVQATEVFRNCPRYIHHYRFEETSEYVPAVDHEPPIPEWKFLPELNAYLPADDPARGKPR; encoded by the coding sequence ATGACCGATCGAGTGCACGACTATCACGAGGGGAACCGGTACTTCCACGACCGGTTCGACACGCGGCGGCTTGCCGATCGAGCGGTCGAGGTGCGCAACTCGGACCGGTTCGAGGACTGGGCGGTCGAGGTGATCGCGGATGCGAACATGTTCTTCCTGGCCACGTGTGATCATCGAGGGCTGCCGACGTGTTCGTACAAGGGCGGTGAGCGGGGTTTCGTGCGCATCCTCGACGATCGAGAGCTGGCGTTCCCGAACTATGACGGCAACGGCCGGTATCTCTCGATGGGAAACCTCCGGGTGAACCCGAACGTCGGGATGCTGTTCATCGACTTCGAGGACCGACGGCGGGTCCGGGTGCAGGGCACGGCGTCGATCGACGAGTCCGACGACCTGCTGGACGGCTATCCGGGTGCACAGTTCATCGTTCGGGTGCAGGCGACCGAGGTGTTCCGCAACTGCCCCCGGTACATCCATCACTACCGCTTCGAGGAGACGTCGGAGTACGTGCCGGCCGTCGACCACGAGCCGCCGATCCCGGAGTGGAAGTTCCTCCCGGAGCTGAACGCTTACCTGCCGGCCGACGACCCGGCCCGGGGCAAGCCTCGGTGA
- a CDS encoding DUF899 family protein, which translates to MSNQPEPIRIDNLPLPPVVERDTWLAEIEQLRIREKAHTREGDAIAAARRRLPVVEVDASIEVIGADGAVTLLDAFDGRTQLIVYFHAWWPGRPAAEQCEGCTLFNSQIPEPSYLNSRDITYAVFCKGPYDQSIRYRNFLGLTMPWYSAEHTAPQLLEGRDWQRHYLVVYLRQHNRVFETYFTGGRGVELMSPTHSLWDITPYGRQEAWEDSPDRWPKPWAHAERDWSTNGRPLNHWPRLAAGHDDTLDHP; encoded by the coding sequence CGCGACACCTGGCTCGCCGAGATCGAACAACTCCGCATCCGAGAGAAGGCCCACACCCGAGAAGGCGACGCCATCGCCGCAGCCCGCCGTCGGCTCCCCGTCGTCGAGGTCGATGCTTCGATCGAAGTGATCGGTGCTGACGGAGCGGTCACGCTCCTCGACGCATTCGACGGCCGAACCCAGCTGATCGTCTACTTCCACGCCTGGTGGCCCGGACGCCCCGCCGCCGAGCAGTGCGAGGGCTGCACCCTCTTCAACAGCCAGATCCCCGAACCCAGCTACCTCAACTCCCGCGACATCACCTACGCCGTGTTCTGCAAAGGCCCCTACGACCAGAGCATCCGCTACCGCAACTTCCTTGGCCTCACCATGCCCTGGTACTCCGCCGAACACACCGCACCACAACTCCTCGAAGGACGCGACTGGCAACGTCACTACCTCGTCGTCTACCTCCGCCAGCACAACCGCGTCTTCGAGACCTACTTCACCGGCGGACGCGGCGTCGAGCTCATGTCACCCACCCACAGCCTGTGGGACATCACCCCCTACGGGCGCCAAGAAGCCTGGGAAGACTCACCCGACCGATGGCCCAAACCATGGGCCCACGCCGAACGCGACTGGAGCACGAACGGCCGCCCCCTCAACCACTGGCCCCGACTCGCCGCCGGCCACGACGACACACTCGACCACCCCTGA
- a CDS encoding amidohydrolase family protein, which produces MTLLDDPRPISADSHALEGPEVFEGLAERFGDDAPRVVHKDGEGDFITIPNSPGRSRNVAVMALAGTRLDYETPLPREHASKPGTGSIDDPEIQAYFTGGYAAMRPGLTDGARRPDDQDLDGVAAEILYPGWFPMFSLADLDLMVALQRNYNDWMHEQFVASRGRLIGLAALPVQLPEVATAELERVIDLGFKGIVLPSNAPRGRRYSDADYAPMWARAEEAGLPVAFHVACMSHVPDWLKAMNGRDPIVQYAGSPALIHDTLVELMVRGVCADFPGLKFVLAEFNAGWVAHWLDKVQQGWAREHARDTTSTPPSDVLEIWKRQFFATIEDDTAALRTRDLIGEETLLWGSDYPHTDSTWPCSTEVLDEMFEDYSAETRDKITRTNVANLYSL; this is translated from the coding sequence GTGACACTGCTCGACGATCCCCGCCCGATCTCGGCCGACTCGCACGCACTCGAGGGCCCCGAGGTGTTCGAGGGCCTGGCCGAGCGGTTCGGCGACGATGCGCCGCGCGTCGTCCACAAGGACGGCGAGGGCGACTTCATCACCATCCCCAACAGTCCCGGGCGGTCCCGCAACGTCGCCGTGATGGCCCTGGCCGGCACCCGGCTCGACTACGAGACGCCGCTCCCCCGCGAGCACGCGTCGAAGCCCGGCACCGGCTCGATCGACGATCCGGAGATCCAGGCGTACTTCACGGGCGGCTACGCCGCGATGCGGCCCGGTCTGACCGACGGTGCCCGGCGGCCCGACGACCAGGACCTCGACGGCGTGGCGGCCGAGATCCTCTACCCGGGCTGGTTCCCCATGTTCAGCCTCGCCGACCTCGACCTCATGGTCGCCTTGCAGCGCAACTACAACGACTGGATGCACGAGCAGTTCGTGGCGTCGAGGGGCCGCCTGATCGGACTCGCCGCCCTGCCGGTCCAGTTGCCTGAGGTCGCCACGGCGGAACTCGAGCGGGTCATCGATCTCGGGTTCAAGGGGATCGTGCTGCCCAGCAATGCGCCTCGGGGCCGGCGCTACAGCGACGCGGACTACGCCCCGATGTGGGCCCGGGCCGAGGAGGCCGGCCTGCCGGTGGCGTTCCACGTGGCGTGCATGTCCCACGTGCCCGACTGGCTGAAGGCGATGAACGGCCGCGATCCGATCGTCCAGTACGCCGGCTCACCGGCGCTCATCCACGACACGCTGGTCGAGTTGATGGTGCGCGGTGTGTGCGCCGACTTCCCCGGGCTCAAGTTCGTGCTCGCCGAGTTCAACGCCGGCTGGGTCGCCCACTGGCTCGACAAGGTGCAACAGGGCTGGGCCCGGGAGCACGCGCGTGACACCACGAGCACGCCACCCTCCGACGTGCTCGAGATCTGGAAGCGCCAGTTCTTCGCCACGATCGAGGACGACACGGCCGCGCTCCGCACGCGCGACCTGATCGGCGAGGAGACACTGCTGTGGGGCTCGGACTATCCGCACACGGACTCGACGTGGCCGTGTTCGACCGAGGTGCTCGACGAGATGTTCGAGGACTATTCGGCCGAGACGCGCGACAAGATCACCCGCACCAACGTCGCCAATCTCTATTCGCTCTGA
- a CDS encoding MarR family transcriptional regulator, translating into MEPDKTTDAIDEIIDDLHEHYPELDAVGLPVAGRILRLARYLEARREDQLDDYDLTPADFDVLATLRRKASQSAINVRELQHSLMLSSGGMTKRLDRLEVADLLERRRDPDDRRGVLIAITDAGRDLIDRVLPAVTNAESDLIAAAIPTAERRAQVAAELRHLLIAQEAD; encoded by the coding sequence GTGGAGCCAGACAAGACGACTGACGCGATCGACGAGATCATCGACGACCTGCACGAGCACTACCCCGAGCTCGACGCGGTCGGCCTGCCGGTCGCCGGGCGGATCCTCCGCCTTGCTCGGTACCTGGAAGCACGCCGCGAGGACCAGCTCGACGACTACGACCTCACCCCGGCTGACTTCGACGTGCTGGCGACCCTGCGACGCAAGGCAAGCCAATCCGCCATCAATGTCCGAGAGCTCCAGCACTCCTTGATGCTGTCCTCCGGTGGGATGACGAAGCGGTTGGACCGGCTCGAGGTCGCCGACTTGTTGGAACGACGACGCGATCCCGATGACCGACGCGGTGTGCTCATCGCCATCACCGACGCGGGCCGCGACCTGATCGACCGGGTCCTGCCAGCGGTCACGAACGCTGAGAGCGACCTCATCGCCGCCGCGATCCCCACCGCCGAGCGACGAGCCCAGGTCGCCGCTGAGCTACGCCACCTCTTGATCGCCCAAGAGGCGGACTGA
- a CDS encoding helix-turn-helix domain-containing protein: MSRRPEGLLSVLSGMVESEQPVPLAAAARRAALSPSHFRREFEAFAGESPARFQRRLRLERGAALLAAGEQRIIDVAIDTGFGSHEAFTRAFRSHFGSTPSEYRRRAVAGTPDALRWVTSIGPCTGLYQIPLTPSIKEPFVAYTIQVETLDEMPVVFGRRRVDRDDMTEALAELIPAAYGYAVESGLTLAGPPYVRYVDQSAAFFHIEAGVPVLESAVVPESRPDILAGALPAGAAATTVHVGPYDTLGDAHVALDRWIHESGATPTGGAWEVYLTDPGEVPNPADWRTKVIWPIREP, translated from the coding sequence ATGTCACGTCGGCCCGAGGGCCTCCTGTCGGTGCTCTCCGGGATGGTCGAGAGCGAGCAGCCCGTCCCGTTGGCCGCTGCCGCCCGCCGAGCGGCCCTGTCCCCATCTCATTTCCGGCGGGAGTTCGAGGCGTTCGCCGGGGAGAGTCCCGCGCGCTTTCAACGGCGTCTTCGGCTCGAACGGGGCGCGGCCCTGTTGGCGGCGGGCGAGCAGCGGATCATCGACGTCGCCATCGACACCGGCTTCGGGAGCCACGAGGCGTTCACGCGGGCGTTCCGGTCCCACTTCGGGTCGACCCCGAGCGAGTACCGGCGTCGGGCCGTCGCGGGGACTCCCGACGCCTTGCGGTGGGTGACCTCGATCGGGCCGTGTACCGGCCTCTACCAGATCCCTCTGACCCCGAGCATCAAGGAGCCATTCGTGGCCTACACAATCCAGGTCGAGACGCTCGACGAGATGCCGGTGGTGTTCGGCCGACGCCGCGTCGACCGCGACGACATGACCGAGGCACTGGCGGAGCTCATCCCGGCGGCCTACGGCTACGCGGTCGAATCCGGACTCACGCTGGCCGGCCCGCCGTACGTCCGCTACGTCGACCAGTCGGCGGCCTTCTTCCACATCGAGGCGGGCGTGCCGGTTCTCGAATCGGCCGTCGTGCCGGAGTCCCGTCCGGACATCCTGGCGGGGGCGCTCCCCGCCGGTGCGGCGGCGACCACCGTCCACGTGGGCCCCTACGACACGCTCGGCGACGCGCACGTCGCGCTGGACCGGTGGATCCACGAGTCCGGCGCCACCCCCACCGGGGGAGCGTGGGAGGTCTACCTCACCGATCCCGGTGAGGTCCCGAACCCGGCCGATTGGCGCACGAAGGTCATCTGGCCCATCCGCGAACCGTAG